From one Dermatophagoides farinae isolate YC_2012a unplaced genomic scaffold, ASM2471394v1 contig5, whole genome shotgun sequence genomic stretch:
- the LOC142598056 gene encoding uncharacterized protein LOC142598056, which translates to MSCGSVWRASQGLCAYYLKSLPKDEVAKTCVIIGYDARYKSRYFAAITAAVFLSKGLKVHMHDKETFTPLNPFCVVKYKALCGVQITASHNPKMDNGYKVYGPLGAQILSPVDVEVEQEIESQSVAWEGVNEIIDHENRWINFNHPLAANLIDSYEEDWNDYCDAVTEKMNLGSFADVKLKIGYSAMHGVGYRHVKELLDKLDYPKSSFFSVPEQQNPDPEFPTVKFPNPEEAGATDMSLKHAEQNNCNLVFLNDPDADRLLCIEYQSKTNSYYQFTGDELGVLLCHFAKKKVTHHLNRTFA; encoded by the exons ATGTCATGTGGAAGCGTTTGGCGCGCGAGTCAGGGGCTCTGTGCATACTACTTGAAGTCGTTGCCAAAAGACGAAGTGGCAAAAACCTGTGTGATTATCGGATACGATGCTCGTTATAAAAGTAGGTATTTCGCAGCGATAACCGCGGCGGTTTTTTTGTCTAAGGGACTGAAGGTTCATATGCATGACAAAGAAACATTCACGCCGTTGAATCCTTTCTGTGTGGTTAAGTACAAAGCATTGTGTGGTGTTCAGATAACAGCTTCGCACAACCCTAAAATGGACAATGGATATAAGGTATATGGCCCGTTAGGAGCACAGATTTTGAGCCCGGTTGACGTAGAAGTGGAACAAGAGATTGAAAGCCAGTCCGTCGCATGGGAAGGTGTGAACGAGATAATCGACCACGAAAATCGCTGGATCAACTTTAATCACCCACTCGCCGCCAACCTCATCGACAGTTATGAAGAAGACTGGAATGATTACTGCGACGCAGTCACAGAAAAGATGAACTTAGGTTCATTCGCGGACGTGAAATTAAAGATTGGTTACAGCGCAATGCACGGAGTCGGTTACCGTCACGTGAAAGAGTTGTTAGATAAGCTCGATTATCCAAAATCGAGCTTTTTTTCAGTTCCAGAACAGCAAAATCCAGATCCTGAATTTCCGACTGTCAAGTTCCCTAACCCAGAAGAAGCAGGAGCTACCGATATGTCGTTAAAACACGCAGAGCAAAACAATTGTAATTTGGTGTTTTTGAATGACCCCGACGCCGACAGACTGCTGTGTATAGAATACCagtcaaaaacaaacagcTATTACCAGTTTACCGGCGATGAATTGGGCGTGTTGCTGTGTCACTTCGC aaagaaaaaagttacGCATCACCTGAATCGAACATTTGCTTAA
- the LOC142598057 gene encoding uncharacterized protein LOC142598057 yields the protein MIGATCVNLNPLYSENELTEIINDCAPKIIFCWIDMVYKLKLVDHLVKNVITHVRLTDCMKKANRLSPVQPVEVDLSDLALLLYTSGTTGECKGVPLTHCNLIAATRGAYTAILECCRNTNTRSEKHQIVN from the exons ATGATAGGCGCGACTTGCGTCAATCTGAATCCGCTGTATTCAGAGAACGAATTAACTGAAATAATCAATGACTGTGCTCCGAAGATAATTTTTTGCTGGATCGATATGGTTTACAAACTTAAACTAGTTGATCATCTTGTAAAAAATGTGATTACA CACGTTCGTCTCACCGATTGTATGAAAAAAGCGAACCGTTTGAGTCCGGTTCAACCTGTAGAAGTGGATTTGTCCGATTTAGCTTTACTTCTGTACACCAGTGGAACAACAGGTGAGTGTAAGGGTGTTCCGCTCACTCACTGCAACCTTATCGCTGCTACGAGAGGCGCTTACACAGCGATCCTCGA GTGCTGTCGGAATACTAATACCCGATCCGAGAAACATCAAATCGTTAATTAA
- the LOC142598054 gene encoding hsp70-Hsp90 organising protein-like, with protein MSNVDLAITLKNQGNEAYKARNFEEAEKLYKQAYEQDETNLMILFNLAAVYMEQKRYDEGIEVINKALEKRLEVRLPYTQVAKLHERLAKIYLAIENYDEAIQCYKNALLEVQDKKYRLALKEIERLRDEIARKEYINPEIAEQHKLKGNEYFKAKDFPAAKAEYDEAIKRNPQDPKLYSNRAAAFSSLLEFPCALKDCEKALELDPNFVKAYSRKGYCYLQMKNYKKAKEAYSAGLKIDSNSNECRAGLQNVQMAIMQQMYEKPNEEQMARAMADPEVSAIINDPQMQMILKSISESPAKIAQYMADPKISGAIETLISAGVLRFGSPESTN; from the coding sequence atgagCAACGTAGACTTAGCAATAACACTTAAAAATCAAGGTAACGAAGCTTACAAGGCTAGGAACTTTGAAGAGGCTGAAAAGCTTTACAAACAGGCTTATGAACAAGACGAAACTAATTTAATGATACTTTTCAATCTAGCAGCAGTGTACATGGAACAAAAACGATACGATGAGGGTATTGAAGTTATTAACAAGGCTTTAGAAAAGCGTCTCGAAGTAAGATTACCATATACTCAAGTGGCAAAGCTACACGAGAGATTAGCCAAAATATACTTGGCAATAGAAAACTATGACGAAGCTATACAATGTTATAAGAACGCTTTGCTTGAAGTTCAAGACAAGAAATATCGCTTAGCTTTAAAAGAAATAGAACGTCTTCGAGATGAGATAGCTCGGAAGGAATACATAAATCCTGAAATTGCTGAACAACACAAGCTAAAAGGTAATGAATATTTCAAGGCTAAAGATTTTCCAGCAGCGAAAGCAGAATACGATGAAGCAATAAAGAGAAATCCACAAGACCCAAAACTTTACAGTAACAGGGCTGCAGCTTTTTCAAGCTTACTTGAATTTCCATGTGCATTAAAAGATTGCGAAAAAGCTTTAGAATTAGACCCCAATTTTGTTAAAGCTTATAGCCGCAAAGGGTACTGTTACTTACAAATGAAGAATTATAAAAAAGCTAAAGAGGCTTATTCAGCTGGTTTAAAGATTGATTCGAATAGTAATGAATGTAGGGCAGGACTTCAAAACGTACAAATGGCGATCATGCAACAGATGTACGAAAAACCTAATGAAGAACAAATGGCTAGAGCCATGGCTGACCCAGAAGTTTCAGCTATTATAAACGATCCACAAAtgcaaatgattttgaaatctATCAGCGAATCCCCGGCCAAGATTGCTCAATATATGGCTGACCCTAAAATAAGCGGTGCTATTGAAACGCTGATTTCAGCTGGAGTTCTTCGTTTCGGATCTCCAGAATCAACGAATTAG
- the LOC142598055 gene encoding trehalase-like, with protein MVPGGRFIENYYWDTYWICLGLLATGKPEIVKDTLINFFYLVERCGFIPNGTRMYYQDRSQPPILSSLLRAYFYETHDLDFIAEHVKDLEKEYNFWMNQQFKHCITVTDDEGKSHTLNRYYSSDTEPRPESYRMDYEVGKVFVAINRSTDDELRELFRNIHAGAESGWDFSARWLRPAVELMSNLKVCNIILGNSRLFDCGVLGSGYSGEVKRVEDENGGSYALKVSNDKGIHFSLTDGSGCSKNTLILPEAAEFERLRKLYRAGIPVPRPYAFQIYSNAAGIGNTVMLMDLVKGQTLRDWLSSQEGGIQDLVSGRTIHPVRTL; from the exons ATGGTACCTGGAGGAAGATTTATTGAAAACTACTATTGGGATACGTATTGGATTTGCTTAGGATTATTAGCCACTGGAAAACCTGAAATAGTTAAAGATACATTAAttaactttttttatttagtaGAAAGATGTGGATTTATTCCAAACGGTACTCGTATGTATTATCAAGATAGAAGTCAGCCACCAATACTTTCTAGTTTACTACGGGCTTATTTTTACGAAACTCATGATTTAGATTTTATTGCGGAACATGTAAAAGATCTGGAGAAAGAATACAATTTTTGGATGAATCAACAATTTAAGCATTGTATTACTGTAACGGACGATGAAGGAAAATCACATACATTAAACAGGTATTATTCATCAGATACTGAACCTAGACCAGAAAGTTATAGAATGGACTATGAAGTAGGTAAGGTTTTCGTAGCAATAAACCGTAGCACTGATGATGAGCTCCGTGAATTATTTAGAAACATTCACGCAGGGGCTGAAAGTGGCTGGGATTTCAGCGCACGGTGGCTCCGTCCTGCAGTCGAG CTTATGTCAAACTTAAAAGTTTGTAATATTATATTAGGGAATTCAAgattatttgattgtggAGTTTTAGGTAGTGGTTATTCTGGTGAAGTAAAACGCGTTGAAGATGAGAATGGAGGCTCTTATGCTCTAAAAGTATCAAACGATAAAGGAATTCATTTCTCTTTAACAGATGGATCGGGTTGTTCTAAAAACACCTTGATTTTACCAGAAGCAGCCGAATTCGAGCGACTCCGAAAGTTGTATCGAGCCGGAATCCCTGTTCCGCGTCCTTATGCGtttcaaatatattcaaacGCCGCTGGAATAGGTAATACCGTAATGCTCATGGATCTCGTAAAAGGACAAACGTTAAGAGACTGGTTAAGTTCTCAAGAAGGTGGAATACAAGATTTGGTATCTGGTCGAACAATACATCCTGTCCGAACA tTATAA
- the LOC142598058 gene encoding long-chain-fatty-acid--CoA ligase-like, translated as MALNDKVRKDWKLVTNTEIFEGYGMSETTGLISCQRPILHEDNDKFSLSIEEQQISSVGKIIPNCSVKIIPIQDKIEYTNNENAPISSKEIGEICVKGPIVTKEYRTKSDKKNYYTEDGYFRTGDIGYLNDDILYLQGRIKNIVIISGFNVYPAEIEKVVRNCPKVNDCVVIGKTDKNNIEYLYMLVEKDIDANLTEQEVKQYCADNLAPYKRPKVIEITVSLPRTPIGKVSLSDL; from the coding sequence ATGGCATTGAACGACAAAGTTCGAAAAGATTGGAAACTTGTCACAAATACTGAAATTTTTGAAGGTTACGGAATGTCAGAAACAACGGGATTGATATCTTGTCAGCGACCAATTCTCCACGAAGATAACGACAAATTCAGCTTGTCAATAGAAGAACAACAAATATCAAGCGTGGGAAAAATAATCCCTAACTGTAGCGTGAAGATAATTCCTATTCAagacaaaattgaatatacGAACAACGAAAATGCGCCAATCAGTTCGAAAGAGATTGGTGAAATCTGCGTTAAAGGACCCATCGTAACAAAGGAATACAGAACTAAatctgacaaaaaaaattattacaccGAGGATGGCTACTTCAGAACAGGAGACATTGGGTATTTAAACGACGATATTTTGTATTTACAGGGAAGAATTAAAAATATCGTTATCATCAGTGGATTCAACGTTTATCCAgcagaaattgaaaaagttGTTCGAAATTGTCCAAAAGTAAACGACTGCGTAGTAATTGGAAAAACtgataaaaataacattGAATATTTGTACATGTTAGTAGAAAAAGACATCGACGCAAATCTAACCGAGCAAGAAGTAAAGCAATATTGCGCTGATAACTTAGCACCCTATAAACGCCCTAAGGTCATTGAAATCACTGTTTCTCTCCCGAGAACTCCTATTGGTAAAGTATCGTTGAGCGATTtataa